The genomic DNA AGGGCCCGCTGCTCCTGGAAGAGCCCGAGCTGTCGCTCCATCCCGAGATCGTGCGCCTGCTGCCGCAGATACTGGCGCGGGTGCAACGACGAACCGGGCGGCAGGTCTTCCTGAGCACCCATTCGCCGGATCTGTTGCGCGACGAGGGCATCGGGCTCGACGAGGTGTTGCTGCTTGCGCCAACCCGCGAGGGCACCCAGGTATCGGCCGCCGGCTCCCACCGGGAAATTGGCCATCTTCTGGAAGGCGGGCTGTCCCTGGCTGATGCCGTGATCCCCCACACCCGACCGCAACAGGCAGCGCAACTGACCCTGTTCGGCGAGCGATAACATGGCACCCATTGTCACTGCGGCAGTCGAGGGCCCCACGGACGAAGCCGTCGCCGGCAGGCTCATCACCCACGTGGGTGCGGAAATGGGACCCGTCCATGGCAAGCAGGGCAAACCCCATCTGCGACAACATGTCGGGGGCTACAACAACGCTGCCCACCACGCGCCCTGGCTGGTTCTCGTGGATCTCGACCGCGAGGCTGGCTGCGCGCCGCCGCTTTGCGATGCGTGGCTGCCGGCACCAGCACCTGGGCTGTGTTTCCGGGTCGCCGTCCGTGCGGTGGAGGCATGGCTCCTGGCCGACCAGGAGGCCCTGGCGGCGTTTCTTGGCGTGGCGCGCAAGAGAATCCCCGGTCAGCCGGAAGTCCTCGACGATCCGAAGTCCACCATGGTCAACCTGGCGCGAACCTCGCGCCGCAAGGCCATCCGCGAGGACATGGTACCCCGCCAAGGCAGCGGCCGTTCGGTCGGCCCGGCGTATCCCTCCCGTTTGATCGAATTCATCAGCGGCCATTGGCGTCCCGACGTCGCCGCGAAGAGGGCCGACAGCCTGGCCCGGACCATCCGTTGTTTGCGCAGGCTGGTGGAGGCCGCCCCATGATCCCCAAGGAGTGCAAGCGTCTTGCCGAGGTGGACTTCCCCATTGCCGAGGTCAGCCGGCATGCAGCACGGGAGAAGTCGATCCGCTCACCGGTGGCGGATTCTGGCAAAAAAAGGCCAGTGAATTGCAATTAAAGGCAAAAACAACAAGGGAGTGGTGCTGCTGTTGCCGGTGGCGGAGCGCGCGCGCCAGCTCTTTGGCCAGGATGGCCCCAGCGCCGTTGCTGCGCGCCTGGAACAGCCTGCCACAGCCGCTGTCCGTGCCACGCCAGCCCTGCTCTTCCCGGAGCAGGAGACGGCGCCGCATGTCCGCCCTGCCCGTGGTCGCCGCGTCGTCGTCGCCGCCATCCCTGTCGCCGCCGACCGCCTCGCCACCGCCCGTGAGGCCACCACCCTCGACCGGGTGCATGCGGCCATGCTGCTCCAGGCGGGCGGACGCACCAACGCGTGGCGGGCACTCATCAAGACCGAACAGGATCGCGGACCGGACTTCTTGCGCCTTGCCAATGCCCTTTCCGCCCTCTACCCCCGGGGCAGCGAGGAGAAACGCCTGCTGGACGCCATGCTGCTGGCGGTGCCGCGATGAGTCATCGGCAACGCCCGCAATGTGTGGTGGTCGTCGACGAGACCAAGCGGAAGATGCTCTGCCAACGCATTGAGGGGACGGTATGAAGGAGGACGGCACCCGCGATGCCAGTGCAATCCTTCGCGACGGCAAGGCCATTGATCGGGCGATGGTCGCCGCGCACCGCCGGATCATCATCCGGCATCGGCAGCTCAAAGTGCCGCTCGTAATCTGGCGCGACGGGATGGTGGTCGAGGAATGTCCCGATGCCGTCGCCCTGCCACCCGGTGAGGATCTGACCGAGCCGGTAGACGGTGAGCGCTGAAGGGGGGTTCCTTGTGCTGAAGAATTTGACCGTGCGGGGATTCAAGTCCCTGGTGGACGTCGGCGTCGAGCTGCCGCGCCTGGCGGTGCTGTTCGGCCCCAACGCCACCGGCAAGAGCAACCTCCTCGACGCCATCCAGGCGCTTTCCCGGATCGGGACCGAGCGCACCCTCGCCGACGCCCTGGGTGATCCCATCCGGGGGCGTCAGATCGAAAGCTTTTCGTTTGGTGTTGGCGGGCTCCAGGAACTGCTTGGCGCGCCCGAGGCCAGCTTCAGCCTCGACGCTGATCTCGGCGTTGGCAGGGACTTCTACCGCTACCGGATCACGGTCCGGATCGAGCCCGCATCCGGCAAGCTCACGGTCGCCGATGAGTACCTGGCGCAACTGGGCGTGCGCGGCGAGCCCAAGAACAGGCCCCAGGTCGAGAGGGTTGATGGGGAGCTGCGCATCCGGCGCAAGAGCAAGCCGGCGCATCCCCGCCACGAGCCCCTGGGGCTGCCCCACACCATTCTCTCCGACCCGCGACTCGGCGGCCTGGAGTACCGGGCCCTGGATCGGGTGCGGCAGGAGCTTACGGCGTGGCGGATCTACTACCTGGACCCTCGCGTTGCCATGCGTGCCGAGAGATCCCCTGCCGATGTCCGGGACATTGGCGTGCTCGGCGGCGACATCGCGCCTTTTCTCTATCGGCTGCGGGCGGAGCAGGGGAAGCACTTCGCCGCGGTGGTCCGCACCCTGCGCGCCATCGTCCCCAGCGTGGAAGACCTGCCCGTCGACCTCGACAAGCGCCGGGGCACCCTCGACATCCTCATCCGTCAGGCCGGCGTTGACTACCCCTCGCGCATCGTCTCGGAGGGCACCCTGCGGGTGCTGGCCCTGTGCGCCATCGCGGTGAATCCCTGGGGAGGCTCGCTTCTGGCCTTCGAGGAACCGGAAAACGGCGTGCACCCCCGCCGTCTGGAGCTCATCGCCCAGCTTCTCCTCTCCCTGGCGCTGGAGCAGGGCCGCCAGGTCGTCGTCACCACCCACTCGCCGCTGTTCTGCGATGCGATGCTGAGAGGCGCCGGCCGTCGGCCATCGGACATCGGCCTGTTCAACGTGCGGCGGGACGGTGCCACGACGATCGTGCAGCCCTTTGACGTCTCGGGACCGCTCTTCCAGAACCAGGAGATCGCAGCGGCCCTGACCGCCGGCACCGAGGAT from Thermodesulfobacteriota bacterium includes the following:
- a CDS encoding ATP-binding protein, giving the protein MLKNLTVRGFKSLVDVGVELPRLAVLFGPNATGKSNLLDAIQALSRIGTERTLADALGDPIRGRQIESFSFGVGGLQELLGAPEASFSLDADLGVGRDFYRYRITVRIEPASGKLTVADEYLAQLGVRGEPKNRPQVERVDGELRIRRKSKPAHPRHEPLGLPHTILSDPRLGGLEYRALDRVRQELTAWRIYYLDPRVAMRAERSPADVRDIGVLGGDIAPFLYRLRAEQGKHFAAVVRTLRAIVPSVEDLPVDLDKRRGTLDILIRQAGVDYPSRIVSEGTLRVLALCAIAVNPWGGSLLAFEEPENGVHPRRLELIAQLLLSLALEQGRQVVVTTHSPLFCDAMLRGAGRRPSDIGLFNVRRDGATTIVQPFDVSGPLFQNQEIAAALTAGTEDGLFESLLLRGLTR